One window of Thermoflexus sp. genomic DNA carries:
- a CDS encoding stage II sporulation protein M, with translation GIAGVLALLPHGVLELPAAGLVLAGALRLGLTPLTPPGSRSLRDRLVLAWADWLKLLLIAIPLLFAAAWIEVHVTPRLVLGWLAGLIR, from the coding sequence GGGGATCGCGGGCGTGCTGGCGCTCCTGCCCCATGGGGTTCTGGAGCTGCCCGCGGCGGGGCTGGTGCTGGCGGGGGCCCTGCGTCTGGGGCTGACGCCCCTCACGCCGCCCGGCTCGCGGAGCTTGCGGGATCGGCTGGTGCTGGCCTGGGCGGACTGGCTGAAGCTGCTGCTGATCGCGATCCCCCTTCTTTTTGCTGCCGCCTGGATCGAGGTGCACGTGACCCCGCGTCTTGTGCTCGGGTGGCTCGCCGGCCTGATCCGCTAA